Proteins co-encoded in one Bacillus paramycoides genomic window:
- a CDS encoding SGNH/GDSL hydrolase family protein, which translates to MDIYIDGVKWGELDTYGTYADNVEKQISGLTLSDHLVEIRETNRRNAGASGNSVYIQGLKIPKTADVVNFGISGKHSQYLYQNRTQLIETDDDLIIMQIGTNDRHNFKTTAVTKSYQRELIKYIRKLGKDVIVMAANPVSVANDMEPVRNFKMDDVDRSIHQVTKEFKMDYISNYKGYMEYAVNTSITIDSLLFDGLHPNDEGYKVMFELIAKGLGLTLLRDGVSYA; encoded by the coding sequence ATGGATATTTATATCGATGGGGTTAAGTGGGGAGAATTAGATACCTACGGAACGTATGCAGATAACGTCGAAAAACAAATTTCCGGTTTAACTCTAAGTGATCACTTAGTAGAAATTCGAGAAACGAATAGAAGGAATGCTGGTGCTTCAGGTAATTCGGTATATATTCAGGGGTTAAAAATTCCTAAAACAGCTGATGTTGTAAACTTCGGAATCAGTGGTAAACACTCTCAGTATTTGTATCAAAACAGAACGCAATTAATTGAAACTGATGATGATTTAATTATCATGCAAATTGGTACAAATGACCGTCATAATTTTAAAACAACAGCTGTAACAAAAAGTTACCAACGAGAGCTGATTAAATACATTCGTAAATTAGGAAAAGATGTAATCGTTATGGCGGCAAATCCAGTATCTGTTGCGAATGATATGGAACCAGTACGAAATTTCAAAATGGATGATGTAGACAGATCAATTCATCAGGTGACCAAAGAATTTAAGATGGATTACATTTCGAATTATAAAGGGTATATGGAATATGCAGTTAATACAAGCATAACTATCGACTCCCTGTTATTCGATGGATTACATCCGAACGATGAAGGCTATAAGGTCATGTTTGAACTTATAGCAAAGGGGCTTGGTTTAACATTATTAAGAGATGGTGTAAGCTATGCGTAA
- a CDS encoding phage tail spike protein: MRKIKLYNKQMQHKAYLENAYNIKYSPPLNELWTAGFSLPFTDPKREEIQTFDYVEIFENGKRIGLFRIMDSEEEREVSQKIITYDCEHVLSTLMDSVLFGYHERINLTTRENIEYILSKQRIKHWKLGQCDFTKYFQYSWENEDTLLGPLYSIPKPFDEKFQWTWDDTSYPWTLNLVKYSDEITGELRYRKNMKGIKRKVEAKDVMTRIYPLGYGEGVNQLTIKSVNNGLPFIDAPDFVRELHDGFDYIWVDRRFEDPKTLYASAKALLLKACMPKVTYEIDAIDYELIDPYKIEKYETGKLVRLFDEDFNIYVDLRVMDRQKDDVTGNPLDVKLVLENKVTDLGTIQADIEKRQKVNEVYSQGTTNIDSQPFQDNCDPEHPAIIRFQIPNDVKNVNQLILTFETLRFRAYERAIKGGGAVVASTSSGGATVGSTSSGGATVGSTSSGGANVSSTSAGGGTVRASSSGGDHVHKMFHGGGIVPAEPTTIGLYTAFSDPGRNTAASFYAKGTGSSFYTHGSSGNHTHDISLPDHSHNISIPNHSHNISIPNHTHDISIPNHTHNITLPDHTHEIEFGIFELYQTPSKVMIEVDGNILPFDSIRGQDINLIPYLAKDSEGKLQRGRYVEIKITPNSLARINATVTGRLFIQSRSGGTY, translated from the coding sequence ATGCGTAAAATAAAACTCTACAACAAACAAATGCAGCACAAGGCATATCTTGAAAATGCATATAACATAAAGTACAGCCCGCCTCTCAATGAACTTTGGACGGCGGGTTTTTCATTACCTTTTACCGATCCTAAGCGAGAAGAAATTCAAACATTTGATTACGTAGAGATATTTGAAAACGGTAAACGTATCGGTTTGTTCCGTATTATGGATAGTGAAGAAGAAAGAGAAGTAAGTCAAAAAATAATAACTTATGACTGTGAGCACGTTTTATCCACTTTAATGGATAGCGTGCTTTTTGGTTATCACGAAAGAATTAATTTAACCACAAGAGAGAATATTGAGTATATCCTTAGCAAACAAAGGATAAAGCATTGGAAACTTGGTCAATGTGATTTTACAAAATATTTTCAATATAGTTGGGAAAACGAAGACACATTATTAGGCCCATTATATAGCATACCGAAGCCATTTGACGAGAAATTCCAATGGACATGGGACGATACTTCCTATCCTTGGACTTTAAATCTCGTGAAATATTCCGATGAAATTACAGGTGAACTTCGATACCGAAAGAATATGAAGGGGATTAAGCGCAAAGTAGAAGCTAAAGATGTCATGACAAGGATTTATCCGCTTGGTTATGGTGAAGGGGTAAACCAACTTACAATAAAAAGTGTGAATAATGGTCTTCCCTTTATTGATGCTCCTGATTTTGTCAGAGAGTTACATGATGGGTTTGATTATATTTGGGTAGATCGACGATTCGAGGACCCAAAAACCCTTTACGCTTCAGCAAAAGCGCTGTTATTAAAAGCGTGTATGCCAAAAGTTACGTATGAAATTGATGCAATAGATTATGAATTGATCGATCCATACAAAATAGAAAAGTATGAGACTGGCAAGCTAGTTCGATTATTCGATGAAGATTTTAATATATATGTCGATTTACGAGTAATGGACCGTCAAAAAGATGATGTCACCGGTAATCCTCTTGATGTAAAGCTTGTCTTAGAAAATAAGGTAACTGATTTAGGAACAATACAAGCTGATATTGAAAAACGTCAGAAAGTGAACGAGGTATATTCCCAAGGAACAACTAATATTGATAGTCAACCTTTCCAAGATAACTGTGACCCAGAACATCCAGCTATTATAAGGTTCCAAATACCTAATGATGTGAAAAATGTAAATCAATTGATACTGACATTTGAAACATTAAGATTTAGAGCATATGAGCGAGCTATTAAAGGTGGAGGAGCTGTTGTTGCTTCAACATCTTCTGGTGGCGCGACAGTTGGTTCTACAAGCTCTGGCGGAGCTACTGTTGGTTCAACAAGTTCAGGCGGAGCAAATGTTAGCTCAACGAGTGCTGGTGGTGGTACGGTGAGAGCATCAAGTAGCGGGGGAGACCATGTGCATAAGATGTTTCATGGCGGTGGTATTGTTCCTGCTGAACCTACAACTATTGGATTGTATACAGCTTTTTCTGATCCTGGAAGAAATACAGCAGCCTCCTTTTATGCTAAAGGAACTGGTTCTAGTTTCTATACACACGGTTCTAGCGGAAATCATACACACGATATATCGTTACCGGATCATAGCCATAATATTAGTATTCCTAACCATAGTCATAACATTAGTATTCCAAATCATACGCACGACATCAGTATTCCAAATCATACACACAATATAACTCTGCCAGATCATACACATGAAATCGAGTTTGGCATTTTCGAATTATATCAAACTCCATCAAAAGTGATGATTGAAGTTGATGGGAATATATTACCTTTTGATTCAATACGCGGACAAGATATTAATTTAATTCCTTATTTAGCAAAGGATAGCGAAGGGAAACTTCAGCGTGGCCGTTATGTGGAAATTAAAATTACACCAAATAGTTTAGCTAGAATAAACGCTACTGTTACAGGTCGTCTTTTTATTCAATCAAGAAGTGGTGGTACGTATTAA